From Selenihalanaerobacter shriftii, a single genomic window includes:
- a CDS encoding NADH-quinone oxidoreductase subunit C, translating into MEVELLKDQITDSSLEVKPDDLIQVMKILKSDSELAFNYLSNLTAVDYEDYFEVVYHLTSLKYKNLLEVRVRIDYQDPTITSVVDIWSSADWQEREVYDLFGINFSNHPNLKRILLTEDFVGHPLRKDYEM; encoded by the coding sequence ATGGAAGTAGAGTTATTAAAAGATCAAATTACTGATAGTAGTTTAGAGGTTAAACCTGATGATTTGATACAAGTTATGAAAATATTAAAATCTGATTCAGAGCTTGCATTTAATTACTTGAGTAATCTTACTGCTGTTGATTATGAAGATTATTTTGAAGTAGTTTACCATTTAACTTCATTAAAGTATAAGAATTTACTAGAAGTTAGAGTTAGGATAGATTATCAAGATCCTACAATTACTTCAGTGGTTGATATTTGGTCAAGTGCAGATTGGCAGGAAAGAGAAGTATATGATTTATTTGGTATTAATTTTAGTAATCATCCAAATCTAAAGAGGATTTTATTAACAGAAGATTTTGTAGGACATCCTTTACGTAAAGATTATGAAATGTAG
- the nuoH gene encoding NADH-quinone oxidoreductase subunit NuoH, with the protein MEVLQNLFVNIAQFLRNGMTDMNLSQVTIETVMDLSAGITVLGVICLVALYLVYAERKVSAFIQMRLGPNRVGPRGLLQTVADSLKLVSKEDIIPERVDKIVYILAPIFTFIPAVLAYAVIPFGKGMIPVDLNIGIFYFIAVGALGTIPLIMAGWSSNNKYSLLGAMRSLAQMLSYEVPLVFSILGVVMITSSLRMSDIINAQSGVWFIVLQPLAFIIYVIVSAAETNRAPFDLPEGESELIAGYMTEYSGMRWAIFFLAEYAHLFAAAAMATTLFLGGWRGPILPSYIWFTIKTAIMIYIFMWVRWTFPRIRIDQLLSLGWKILLPLSLANVLGTGVILYLVN; encoded by the coding sequence ATGGAGGTTTTACAGAATTTGTTTGTTAATATAGCTCAATTTTTACGTAATGGTATGACAGATATGAATTTGTCTCAAGTAACCATTGAAACAGTTATGGATCTTTCGGCAGGGATTACTGTCTTAGGAGTTATTTGTCTTGTAGCTTTATACTTAGTATATGCTGAGCGAAAAGTTAGTGCTTTTATTCAGATGAGATTAGGACCGAATCGAGTTGGCCCACGAGGATTATTACAGACGGTTGCTGATTCTTTAAAACTGGTTAGTAAAGAGGATATTATTCCTGAGCGAGTCGATAAAATAGTTTATATTTTAGCCCCTATCTTTACTTTTATACCTGCAGTTTTAGCTTATGCTGTAATTCCCTTTGGTAAGGGAATGATACCTGTGGATTTAAATATTGGTATATTCTACTTTATTGCTGTAGGTGCTTTAGGTACTATTCCATTAATTATGGCTGGATGGAGTTCCAATAATAAATATTCATTATTAGGGGCTATGCGGAGTTTAGCTCAAATGCTGAGTTATGAGGTGCCATTAGTTTTCTCTATCTTAGGAGTAGTTATGATTACAAGTTCATTAAGGATGAGTGATATCATTAATGCTCAATCTGGTGTATGGTTTATAGTATTACAACCACTAGCTTTTATAATTTATGTAATTGTATCAGCAGCAGAGACTAATCGAGCTCCTTTTGATTTACCAGAAGGAGAGTCAGAATTAATAGCAGGTTATATGACAGAATATAGTGGTATGAGATGGGCTATATTTTTCTTAGCAGAATATGCTCATTTATTTGCTGCTGCAGCTATGGCTACTACTCTATTCTTAGGAGGATGGCGTGGACCTATATTACCTTCTTATATTTGGTTTACTATAAAAACAGCCATTATGATTTATATCTTTATGTGGGTGCGCTGGACTTTTCCTCGAATTAGAATAGACCAGTTACTGAGTTTAGGTTGGAAGATATTATTACCACTATCTTTAGCTAACGTGTTAGGAACTGGAGTGATATTATATCTGGTTAACTGA
- a CDS encoding NADH-quinone oxidoreductase subunit D: MKINFKKKDEIQQKGTKTQQLEVNFGPHHPSTHGVFCMVLRLDGENVVGVDPKVGFLHRGIEKLAESRTYPQCIPFTDRLDYISSMTNNLAYVQTVEKLMKVEVPQRAEYIRVIIAELQRIVNHVIFWGTFGNDLGASTALMYAFREREKILNIFEKLTGSRMTYSYMRIGGVAKNLSDELLIEIEDCIDNFPEALKEYHGLVTGNEIFQARSKGVGVLTAEEAIDYGISGPNLRASGVDYDLRKDEPYGVYDKFDFNVPVRQNGDVLDRYLVRMQEMEESCQIIKQALAKLPDGDIKAKAPKKAPEGTVYHHIEAPKGDLGFYLVSDGSKKPYRFRIRPASFINLMALEEMMIGEKVADAIAILGSIDIVLGEVDR, from the coding sequence ATGAAGATCAATTTTAAAAAGAAGGATGAGATTCAGCAAAAAGGAACTAAAACCCAGCAATTGGAAGTTAATTTTGGTCCTCATCACCCTAGTACTCATGGTGTCTTCTGTATGGTTTTAAGATTAGATGGAGAAAATGTAGTTGGAGTAGATCCAAAGGTTGGGTTTTTGCATCGAGGTATTGAAAAGTTAGCTGAAAGTAGAACATATCCACAATGTATACCATTTACGGATAGATTAGATTATATTTCTTCAATGACTAATAACTTAGCATATGTGCAGACAGTAGAGAAGTTAATGAAAGTAGAGGTACCACAAAGAGCAGAATATATTAGAGTCATAATTGCCGAATTACAACGAATCGTGAATCATGTTATTTTTTGGGGAACCTTTGGCAATGATTTAGGAGCTTCTACAGCTTTGATGTATGCGTTTCGAGAAAGAGAAAAAATTCTTAATATATTTGAAAAGTTGACTGGCTCTAGGATGACTTATAGTTATATGAGAATTGGTGGAGTAGCTAAGAATTTATCAGATGAATTATTAATTGAAATTGAAGATTGTATAGATAATTTTCCAGAAGCTCTTAAAGAATATCATGGATTAGTAACTGGGAATGAAATTTTTCAGGCTCGGTCTAAAGGGGTAGGAGTTTTAACGGCAGAAGAAGCAATAGATTATGGTATTAGTGGACCTAATTTACGAGCTAGTGGAGTGGATTATGACTTACGTAAGGATGAACCATATGGTGTCTATGATAAATTTGATTTTAATGTTCCTGTACGACAGAATGGAGATGTGCTTGATCGATATTTAGTGAGGATGCAAGAGATGGAAGAGAGTTGTCAAATTATTAAGCAGGCTTTAGCTAAGCTACCGGATGGAGATATTAAGGCTAAAGCACCTAAAAAAGCACCAGAAGGTACAGTTTATCATCATATTGAGGCACCTAAAGGAGATTTGGGTTTTTATTTAGTGAGTGATGGATCTAAAAAACCTTATCGATTTCGAATTAGACCAGCATCCTTTATAAATCTAATGGCTTTAGAAGAGATGATGATAGGAGAGAAGGTAGCCGATGCTATTGCGATCTTAGGAAGTATTGATATTGTCCTAGGTGAGGTGGATAGGTAA